One Drechmeria coniospora strain ARSEF 6962 chromosome 01, whole genome shotgun sequence genomic region harbors:
- a CDS encoding acyltransferase produces the protein MNSHAPLVRSHSHEEDSLGLLGEQTTSDVESEGTVAEVDGRNVFDQRKPSPRYLAYLSVPWEHVRLTRWPALATRFLAFLVPSFLQGRHAREQVCPARLSPTAYLDGMRGLAALFVYFCHYSYQAFTIAEGWGCGETNYHPLKLPFLRLWYQGPVAVCVFFVISGYALSYRPLKLARSGAFTDFSTTVSSLVFRRGIRLYLPTAISTFMIIGLLRIGAYEWTRDFANDRAYMKIVVEPHPIRMESAWAQYRDWLIHMYRFLHVFGWELQGGRTEYDVHLWTIPVEFRCSLYLFLVLIGTARLRTKVRFLVVGAVMWFTYRHSRWELFLFYAGMVLAEWDHIRGAHTGSLTLPQDEKSREDSGRPLLKRVLCILVSIGGLYLMCQPDFRGEITPGWRYLTSIIPEWWQEEKYRYWQSAGAIIFVFATGHSKGWQAFFNTPVVQYFGKISYALYLMHGPAMHTVGYHWEKWAYSMTGVEGYWYNAGFFLGACFCVPTVVWWADVFWRAVDIPTVKFAKWFEKQCLA, from the exons ATGAACAGTCACGCGCCACTCGTCCGCTCCCACTCCCACGAGGAGGACTCTTTAGgtctcctcggcgagcagaCTACCTCGGACGTGGAGAGCGagggcaccgtcgccgaagtcgacggccgcaACGTGTTCGACCAGCGCAAGCCTTCACCACGATACCTTGCCTACTTGTCGGTCCCCTGGGAACACGTCCGCTTGACCAGATGGCCCGCGCTTGCCACGCGCTTCCTCGCTTTCCTCGTTCCCAGCTTTCTGCAGGGCCGTCACGCTCGGGAGCAGGTATGCCCCGCCAGGCTGTCCCCGACCGCctacctcgacggcatgcgCGGCCTGGCCGCCCTCTTCGTCTACTTCTGCCACTACTCCTATCAAGCCTTCACCATTGCCGAGGGATGGGGCTGCGGCGAGACCAACTACCACCCGCTCAAGCTTCCCTTTCTCCGCCTCTGGTACCAAgggcccgtcgccgtctgcgTCTTCTTCGTCATTTCCGGGTACGCTCTGTCCTACCGCCCCCTGAAACTGGCCCGGAGCGGCGCATTCACCGACTTTTCGACGACGGTAAGCTCGCTGGTTTTCCGTCGAGGCATCCGGCTCTACCTCCCGACGGCCATCTCGACCTTCATGATCATCGGCCTGCTGAGGATCGGGGCCTACGAGTGGACGCGCGACTTCGCCAATGACCGGGCTTACATGAAGATTGTTGTCGAGCCGCATCCGATCCGCATGGAGAGCGCCTGGGCCCAATACAGGGATTGGCTCATTCACATGTACCGGTTCCTTCACGTTTTCGGTTGGGAGTTGCAAGGCGGAAGAACAG AGTACGACGTCCACTTGTGGACCATTCCCGTCGAGTTTCGATGCTCTCTCTACCTCTTTCTCGTCCTCATCGGCACGGCCCGTCTACGGACCAAGGTTCGCTTTCTCGTCGTTGGCGCTGTCATGTGGTTCACCTATCGCCACTCGAGGTGGGAGCTGTTTCTCTTTTACGCCGGCATGGTGCTCGCCGAATGGGATCACATCCGCGGCGCCCACACGGGCTCTCTCACCCTCCCCCAGGACGAGAAGTCGCGAGAAGACTCGGGCCGACCTCTTCTGAAGCGGGTGCTTTGCATCCTCGTCAGTATCGGAGGCCTCTATTTGATGTGCCAGCCCGACTTTCGTGGGGAAATCACGCCTGGATGGAGATACCTGACATCCATCATACCCGAGTGGTGGCAGGAGGAGAAGTATCGATACTGGCAGTCGGCAGGCGCCATCATCTTCGTCTTTGCCACCGGTCATTCGAAAGGCTGGCAGGCATTCTTCAACACGCCCGTCGTCCAATATTTTGGCAAGATCTCCTACGCCCTCTACCTCATGCATGGGCCCGCGATGCACACGGTTGGCTACCACTGGGAGAAGTGGGCCTACAGCATGACGGGCGTCGAAGGATACTGGTACAATGCCGGCTTCTTCCTCGGTGCTTGCTTCTGCGTCCCCACCGTCGTTTGGTGGGCTGATGTGTTCTGGCGAGCCGTCGACATTCCGACGGTCAAGTTTGCCAAGTGGTTTGAAAAACAGTGCCTAGCCTAG